A single genomic interval of Brevibacillus brevis harbors:
- a CDS encoding amino acid adenylation domain-containing protein, with product MSMEDQKNHWLSVLAGEDPLLQLPLDISRHHHTGYAGEAQTIDLSDTVSKQAIQVGIQEKADLFTVLLAAYHSYLYRYTGQKDIRVGAVTDSAFWINRVFVDGAMNFKQLLTEGKDKADKGQMFASLSAATPLFHTLLRVRKAGNVVTIDKLSIEYDESTVDLRVDVEEADVLRISFTYNARLFTQETIRRMLKNFCNWMEQVVTNRETPVDQLRLITKSQERELLDEWCRNDEAFELPDTILAAFDCQANRHPEAIALVFRQEEVTYRELDIRSNQLAHHLRKIGVTSETLVGICLERSIEMIVSILGVLKAGGAYVPMDPAYPVQRLRYMIKDAELPIVIADEASVARIHDGIKTINLSDDSEIISNESMEKPENQVNGNDLAYVIYTSGSTGNPKGVMIEHRSIMNFLQTLEKRSELTNTDRILQKTSISFDASVWELYWWMVKGASLYILPNGEEKDPALLVKAVERYNITHLEFVPSMLKVVLDYIENDRTSSALSSLKYVTAGGEVLPPQVAQKFTHLLTIPHGTILYNTYGPTETTVEVASYKCMPEDHRSLIPIGKPNCQTQLYVFNEHLQIQPVGVAGELYIGGTGVARGYLNRPALTEERFIANPYRPEADSRLYRTGDLARYAADGNLEYLGRNDNQVKVRGYRIELEEIQTILSTHPSIEQTIIVAQKDSYENNKLIAYVIGYGSITEWRDYLKAQLPEYMVPAYFVKMDVFPLMPSGKIDIKSLPEVGNSRPHISAEYKKPETELEMQLLGIWKDLFGYEEIGVEDNFFELGGHSLLGTQVVARIRAVFKKELPLSTLFQYPTIRSIVPVINAAEDTYSMDAFPAISRASRDRDLPLSYSQERVWFLEQLSSNNLAYIFQATMKVQGMLDIPILNQCFTEIVRRHEIFRTVFLEKNGRPYQVIYEPFDVKLPVIDISHVPESDRAREVQRLIRAEIKKPIDISQLPLARWLVYKISDRESVILFVEHHLIHDGWSFRKFLKELFTLYSAYLENKPSPLAELQIQFADYCVWQNEMFKRGKENKQLTYWKNLLNGANGILELPTDRPRPVNQTFNGNMFTHLIPEELYLQLRDYCMKTNTTLFMVMMAAFQTLLHRYSNQEDIIVGSGIANRRWKDTEDLIGMFVNNIVIRTQFTDQMTFQDVLQAVKTSALEAYENQEIPFDQVVDALKLKRDQSRNPVFQVMFSFQDTKVTHLPVSDLDIQLTEGISNGSAKFDINVVVTNHSELSDSLLTKEEYGSISLDWEYNTDLYDESTMRRMIEHYIQLLKSVLTHSDQTLHSMPMLTASEQNQILQKWNDTSVAFADQKTIHQIFEEQAERTPEQIAVIFENEQWTYRQINHRANFLARKLRNLGVKPDTLVGLMMERSPDMMIGILGILKAGGAYMPMDTMAPKERLSYILQDSDTKVVVMQEKFRKAIDFNGPVLYVGENMPEQEVECDNLEPVAHSTNLAYVIYTSGSTGAPKGVMIEHRSVVNRMNWMVHRYPMGEHDTIMQKTPYCFDVSVTELVLWFFTGSKLCFLAPYAEKDPELIIKTVAKHQITYIHFVPSMLSIFLDHLESNDCVEEIKSLQRVYTTGEALTTEQVQRFHRLIQQRNQTTLHNLYGPTETTIEVTYYDCHADSTVIPIGRPIDNTQAYIINKECHLQPVGVMGELVIGGVGLARGYVGKPALTAERFIPNPYGRLSAEKMYRTGDYARWMPDGNIEYIGRMDNQVKIRGYRIELGEIEALMRKQPGAGEVAVIAQEFEPGDKRLIAYYSGTTSVEEYKLLLQKQLPPYMIPSYFVQVEKMPLTSSGKLDRKALPLPDSHTVSHHYSAPRNATEELLALIWSDILRIDQIGVSDSFFDLGGHSLLATQVASRIREVFGQHLPLRDIFECPTIESLAKRISEWRLGGKAAQLPALHQVDRTKPLPLSFGQQRLWFFDQLEPGSNVYNIPYVWRLSGAWDVSGLEKGFNRLIERHEMLRTVFAKQNDTAVQLVKPYQPISLPVIDLSHLSMEEGDRHVTHHIQRNAERVFDLSQGPLIEAELIKKNESEYVLLCTVHHIVFDGWSEDILVDEWMAFYEEAVSGTPADLPPMAIQYGDYAVWLRDWLTDETVNEQLVYWKNELAGDLPVLQLPFDHPRPFIQSYRGDMQHIQVEPALLAKVKAFSRQEGTTLFMTLLAAYQGFLSRYTGQTDILVGSPVANRSRKEMEGLIGFFVNTLVYRVNVEEGPSFRQLVAQVKEKALRGQENQDVPFEKIVEALQPERNTSYSPVFQTIFTMNTHLRNVKEWPNRKVEPVTLAIKVAKFDLSISIEVINEHSVLISFGYNADLFEYATIQRMIGHFVNWLEQVTAYPDESIENLRLITEDEEKQLLELWKSN from the coding sequence ATGTCCATGGAAGATCAAAAGAACCATTGGCTGTCAGTATTAGCTGGAGAAGATCCATTGCTACAGCTTCCGCTAGATATCTCCAGGCATCACCATACTGGATATGCGGGCGAGGCTCAAACGATTGATCTTTCAGATACGGTGAGCAAGCAAGCCATACAGGTGGGGATACAAGAAAAGGCCGATCTGTTTACAGTACTCTTAGCTGCCTATCACAGTTATCTTTACAGGTATACGGGTCAAAAGGATATTCGGGTTGGTGCGGTGACAGACTCTGCGTTTTGGATAAATCGAGTCTTTGTTGATGGAGCTATGAATTTTAAGCAGCTACTAACCGAGGGCAAGGATAAAGCAGACAAGGGACAGATGTTCGCAAGTCTTTCAGCAGCCACGCCATTATTTCATACCTTATTGAGAGTCAGAAAAGCCGGAAATGTAGTCACGATAGACAAGCTTTCTATCGAGTACGACGAGTCAACTGTAGACTTGCGTGTGGATGTTGAAGAGGCAGACGTCTTGCGCATATCTTTCACCTACAATGCCAGGTTGTTTACACAAGAAACCATCCGAAGAATGCTGAAGAACTTTTGTAACTGGATGGAACAGGTTGTAACGAATAGGGAAACACCTGTCGATCAATTGCGATTGATCACCAAAAGTCAGGAAAGAGAATTGCTAGACGAGTGGTGCAGGAATGACGAGGCTTTTGAGCTTCCCGATACCATTTTAGCTGCCTTTGATTGCCAAGCTAATCGTCATCCAGAGGCCATCGCACTCGTTTTCCGGCAAGAGGAAGTCACCTACAGGGAATTGGATATACGCTCGAATCAATTGGCCCATCATCTTAGAAAGATAGGTGTTACAAGTGAGACGCTCGTTGGCATATGCCTGGAGCGCTCCATTGAAATGATCGTGAGCATCTTGGGCGTGTTGAAAGCAGGAGGCGCTTATGTCCCGATGGACCCTGCTTATCCTGTTCAAAGACTGCGCTATATGATAAAAGATGCAGAATTGCCAATCGTCATCGCGGATGAAGCATCTGTCGCAAGAATACATGACGGAATAAAAACCATTAATTTATCTGATGATTCTGAAATAATCTCGAATGAAAGCATGGAAAAGCCTGAAAACCAAGTGAATGGTAACGATCTGGCCTATGTAATCTATACCTCGGGCTCGACTGGCAATCCGAAAGGGGTCATGATTGAACATCGCTCCATCATGAATTTTCTTCAAACACTGGAGAAGCGTAGTGAACTGACGAATACAGACAGAATCTTGCAGAAAACGTCTATTTCTTTTGATGCGTCTGTCTGGGAGCTCTATTGGTGGATGGTGAAAGGTGCGAGCTTGTACATCCTCCCTAACGGCGAAGAGAAAGACCCTGCCCTGCTGGTAAAAGCAGTGGAGAGATATAACATTACCCATCTTGAGTTTGTGCCATCCATGTTAAAAGTAGTCTTGGATTATATCGAGAATGATCGTACGTCTTCTGCCCTATCCTCTCTGAAATATGTCACTGCCGGTGGGGAAGTGCTTCCACCTCAAGTTGCCCAGAAATTTACGCATCTGCTGACTATTCCTCATGGGACAATCTTATATAACACCTATGGTCCAACGGAAACGACCGTCGAAGTTGCCAGCTACAAATGTATGCCTGAGGATCATCGCTCTTTGATCCCCATTGGAAAGCCAAACTGTCAGACACAATTGTACGTATTCAATGAGCATTTACAAATCCAACCCGTCGGAGTGGCTGGCGAGCTCTATATCGGTGGAACAGGTGTAGCAAGAGGGTATTTAAACCGTCCTGCATTAACCGAAGAGCGTTTCATTGCCAATCCTTATCGTCCAGAAGCAGATTCGCGATTGTATCGAACGGGAGATTTGGCTCGTTATGCAGCCGACGGTAATCTGGAGTATCTTGGTCGCAATGACAATCAAGTCAAGGTGAGAGGCTACCGGATTGAGCTTGAGGAAATTCAAACGATTTTAAGCACTCATCCATCTATTGAGCAAACCATTATAGTGGCCCAAAAGGATTCCTATGAAAATAACAAGCTTATCGCCTATGTGATAGGATATGGAAGCATAACGGAATGGCGTGATTATTTGAAGGCTCAGCTTCCGGAGTATATGGTTCCAGCGTATTTTGTGAAAATGGATGTTTTCCCGCTTATGCCCAGCGGAAAAATTGATATAAAGTCACTGCCAGAGGTAGGAAATAGCCGACCGCATATTTCAGCAGAATATAAAAAACCGGAAACAGAACTGGAAATGCAGCTCTTGGGCATTTGGAAGGATTTGTTTGGATATGAGGAGATTGGTGTAGAGGATAATTTCTTTGAATTAGGCGGACATTCGCTGTTAGGGACGCAGGTTGTAGCAAGAATCCGCGCAGTCTTCAAAAAAGAACTCCCGTTGTCTACCCTGTTTCAATATCCGACAATCCGAAGCATCGTGCCAGTCATCAATGCCGCAGAGGATACATACTCGATGGATGCGTTTCCTGCCATTAGCAGGGCATCACGAGACAGAGATTTGCCGCTTTCTTATTCGCAGGAGAGAGTGTGGTTTTTAGAACAGTTAAGCTCCAATAATTTGGCTTATATCTTTCAGGCAACCATGAAAGTGCAAGGGATGCTAGATATCCCCATCTTGAATCAATGTTTTACCGAGATTGTACGCAGACATGAAATATTTCGAACCGTTTTTCTTGAGAAAAATGGGCGGCCGTATCAGGTCATTTATGAACCATTCGATGTGAAATTGCCCGTTATTGATATTTCTCATGTACCTGAGAGTGATCGTGCACGTGAAGTGCAGAGATTGATTCGAGCAGAGATCAAGAAGCCGATCGATATTTCGCAACTGCCATTGGCGAGATGGCTGGTTTACAAGATCTCAGATAGGGAATCGGTCATTCTGTTTGTAGAGCATCATCTGATTCATGATGGATGGTCGTTCCGAAAATTCCTGAAAGAACTTTTTACGCTGTACAGTGCGTATCTGGAGAATAAACCATCTCCACTCGCGGAATTGCAGATTCAATTCGCAGATTATTGCGTGTGGCAGAACGAGATGTTTAAACGAGGCAAGGAAAATAAGCAGTTAACATACTGGAAGAATCTGTTGAACGGAGCCAACGGGATTCTGGAACTGCCAACCGACAGGCCACGCCCGGTCAATCAAACATTTAACGGGAACATGTTCACCCATTTAATACCGGAAGAATTGTATCTTCAATTGCGTGATTACTGCATGAAAACAAACACGACCTTATTCATGGTCATGATGGCTGCCTTTCAGACATTGCTGCATCGGTATTCGAATCAGGAAGATATTATCGTAGGTTCGGGTATCGCGAATCGGCGCTGGAAAGACACCGAAGACTTGATCGGGATGTTTGTGAACAATATTGTGATTCGGACGCAGTTTACCGATCAGATGACGTTTCAGGATGTTTTGCAAGCAGTCAAAACGTCAGCATTGGAAGCCTATGAGAATCAAGAAATTCCATTCGATCAGGTAGTCGATGCGTTAAAACTGAAGCGCGATCAAAGCCGGAACCCTGTATTCCAGGTCATGTTTAGCTTCCAAGACACGAAAGTTACCCATTTACCTGTATCCGATTTGGATATTCAACTCACCGAAGGCATTAGCAACGGATCGGCAAAATTTGATATTAACGTGGTAGTGACGAACCACTCTGAGCTCTCCGATTCTCTATTAACGAAGGAGGAATACGGGAGTATCAGCTTGGATTGGGAATACAATACGGATTTGTATGACGAATCTACCATGCGTCGCATGATTGAGCACTATATCCAATTGCTGAAAAGTGTTCTTACCCACAGTGACCAAACGCTCCATTCCATGCCAATGTTGACCGCCTCTGAGCAGAATCAAATACTTCAGAAGTGGAATGACACTTCTGTTGCGTTTGCGGATCAGAAAACCATTCATCAAATTTTCGAGGAGCAAGCTGAACGGACACCAGAGCAAATCGCGGTCATATTTGAAAACGAACAGTGGACTTATCGGCAAATCAACCATCGTGCCAACTTCCTGGCAAGAAAATTGCGAAACTTGGGAGTGAAACCGGATACATTAGTCGGGTTAATGATGGAACGTTCACCTGACATGATGATTGGTATCCTTGGCATTTTAAAAGCTGGTGGGGCTTATATGCCGATGGACACGATGGCACCGAAAGAGAGACTGTCCTATATTCTTCAGGATAGTGATACGAAAGTAGTCGTCATGCAAGAGAAATTCAGGAAAGCGATCGATTTCAATGGTCCGGTTCTGTACGTTGGTGAGAATATGCCTGAGCAAGAAGTAGAATGTGACAATCTCGAACCAGTTGCTCACTCGACAAATTTGGCTTACGTCATCTACACCTCAGGCTCGACGGGAGCACCAAAAGGCGTCATGATTGAACATCGCTCTGTCGTCAATCGTATGAACTGGATGGTTCATCGCTATCCTATGGGCGAACACGACACGATCATGCAAAAAACTCCCTATTGCTTTGATGTTTCGGTAACCGAATTGGTCTTATGGTTTTTCACCGGCAGCAAGCTATGTTTTCTCGCTCCTTATGCTGAAAAAGACCCGGAGCTGATTATAAAAACGGTCGCCAAACACCAGATCACCTATATTCACTTTGTTCCATCAATGCTCAGCATCTTTTTAGACCATCTGGAAAGCAACGATTGTGTGGAAGAAATCAAAAGCTTACAGCGCGTGTATACGACTGGGGAGGCTTTGACAACGGAACAGGTTCAACGTTTTCATCGATTGATTCAGCAGCGGAATCAAACGACTCTCCACAATCTGTATGGTCCGACGGAAACGACCATTGAAGTGACCTACTATGATTGTCACGCGGACAGTACGGTCATTCCCATTGGGAGACCGATTGATAATACGCAGGCTTATATCATCAATAAAGAATGTCACTTGCAGCCCGTTGGCGTCATGGGAGAGTTGGTGATTGGGGGCGTAGGGCTTGCTCGAGGGTATGTAGGAAAGCCGGCGCTGACAGCAGAGCGTTTTATCCCGAATCCATATGGTCGTTTATCGGCAGAAAAAATGTACAGGACAGGAGATTATGCGCGGTGGATGCCAGACGGCAATATTGAGTATATTGGCCGAATGGACAACCAAGTGAAGATTCGCGGGTATCGAATTGAATTGGGAGAGATCGAAGCGCTCATGAGGAAGCAGCCAGGCGCAGGGGAAGTCGCTGTGATTGCCCAAGAATTTGAGCCGGGAGATAAACGGTTAATCGCCTATTACAGTGGTACCACATCGGTCGAAGAGTATAAGCTCCTTCTGCAGAAACAGCTGCCACCTTACATGATTCCTTCGTATTTTGTGCAGGTGGAGAAAATGCCGCTCACATCAAGTGGCAAATTGGATCGCAAAGCCTTGCCGCTACCTGACAGCCATACGGTAAGCCATCACTATTCAGCTCCTCGCAACGCAACAGAGGAATTACTAGCACTCATATGGAGCGACATTTTGCGCATCGACCAAATTGGCGTATCAGATTCGTTCTTTGATTTGGGAGGCCATTCTCTATTAGCGACGCAGGTCGCCTCGCGCATACGAGAAGTGTTCGGTCAGCATCTCCCTCTGCGAGATATTTTCGAATGCCCGACCATCGAGAGCCTGGCCAAGCGGATATCCGAATGGCGTCTAGGCGGAAAAGCGGCTCAATTGCCCGCATTGCACCAAGTGGATAGGACGAAACCGCTTCCGCTATCCTTTGGGCAGCAGCGGCTATGGTTTTTTGACCAACTGGAGCCTGGGAGCAACGTCTACAACATTCCGTATGTCTGGCGTTTAAGCGGCGCTTGGGACGTTAGCGGATTGGAAAAAGGCTTTAACCGATTGATTGAACGTCATGAAATGCTTCGTACGGTATTCGCAAAACAAAATGATACCGCTGTACAGCTCGTCAAGCCTTATCAACCGATATCGTTGCCTGTCATTGATCTCAGCCATCTCTCTATGGAAGAAGGGGACAGGCACGTCACTCATCATATTCAACGGAATGCTGAGCGCGTATTTGACTTGAGTCAAGGACCGCTGATTGAAGCGGAGCTGATTAAAAAGAATGAGTCGGAGTATGTTCTTTTGTGTACCGTTCATCACATTGTTTTCGATGGTTGGTCAGAGGATATTTTGGTAGACGAGTGGATGGCTTTCTATGAAGAAGCAGTCAGTGGCACGCCAGCCGATCTACCGCCAATGGCTATTCAATACGGGGATTATGCAGTGTGGCTGAGGGATTGGTTAACGGATGAGACTGTAAACGAGCAGCTGGTGTATTGGAAAAATGAGCTGGCGGGTGACCTTCCCGTGTTGCAGTTGCCATTCGATCATCCACGGCCATTCATTCAAAGCTATAGAGGGGATATGCAGCATATACAAGTGGAGCCTGCCTTATTAGCGAAAGTAAAAGCATTCAGCAGACAGGAAGGGACAACGCTGTTCATGACCTTACTGGCAGCTTACCAAGGCTTCCTTTCCAGATATACCGGACAAACAGACATTTTGGTCGGCAGTCCGGTTGCCAATCGGAGTCGCAAAGAAATGGAAGGATTGATCGGGTTCTTTGTAAACACGCTTGTTTACCGGGTGAATGTAGAAGAAGGGCCAAGCTTCAGGCAATTGGTCGCCCAAGTCAAGGAAAAAGCATTGCGTGGACAAGAGAATCAGGACGTACCGTTCGAAAAAATAGTAGAAGCCCTTCAACCAGAACGAAATACAAGCTACTCTCCTGTTTTCCAAACGATTTTTACAATGAATACTCATCTGCGAAATGTAAAGGAATGGCCGAATCGAAAAGTTGAGCCTGTGACGCTTGCCATCAAAGTTGCCAAATTTGACTTGTCTATTTCAATCGAAGTGATAAATGAGCACTCTGTATTGATTTCGTTTGGATACAATGCGGATTTGTTTGAGTATGCCACCATACAACGAATGATCGGGCATTTTGTGAATTGGCTTGAACAAGTGACGGCATATCCTGACGAGAGCATAGAAAACTTGCGGCTCATTACCGAGGATGAAGAAAAACAATTGCTGGAACTATGGAAGAGCAATTAG